From the Fusarium keratoplasticum isolate Fu6.1 chromosome 14, whole genome shotgun sequence genome, the window GATCAAAGAATTCCTCTTTGTTGAATCGTACATCTCGGGACAGGGTAACTTGATTGAGCTTGGGGACCCAAATATGATAGATATTACTGGCGTGGTAGCTAACGAGATATCTAACGTGTGCTCGTGGGCCAAGCTTGAATTGATTGATGTCTTTCCCGGCCTTATAGCGGCTGTTTAAGGGATATGCTTTGCATCCATACGCATAAATCCCTCGCCAGTCTGGTCGGAAGTCCTTTGTTGCATCGAAATCGACATTTGGCGGTCTATACCATCGAAAGTGCTGGTGAAACCAGCGGTCCATTTTCTCCTTGGGTGACATCCACTTGTTCCTTCGGCTAGGAAGGATGTTGTGTATCCAAGTGGCTGCACGGTAGAATTCTGGCCAGAGATCTTGCGGAAGATGCCCAATCATACACCGCATCCGTAGCTGATTGATTCCACCAGGTCGTTCCGCTCCACCAGTCGGCTCTTTGGTGTGCGACGGTGGGAGTTCGATGTCTATTCCTACCTCTGTGGCCCAGATCTGAAACTCGGAGTCCCTTTGAAAAGGTAGATTAATGATGGCCCTTTCGTTGTCGATTCTGATCTTGCAGATCGATGCACCCGTGTGTCGCTTGACTCGggcctcaaagtccttgatgatcttgctGGCTTCCGTCTTTGAAGCCAAGGACCAGGAGAACATCATGCCGCTGAACTCATCTGTGATTAGCAGAACGTAGCGGTGTCCATTGAATGCCGCAGGGAACTCGAAGATATCGATGAAGATCCGGTAAAACGGTTGTCTTGACCGGTCTGACGATTCCCTGCGGGAGATAATCTCGGTCGCCTTGCCTGTGCCGCAGGCCGTGCATTGAACAGTAGTCGGACCCTTGATCCGGACTCCCTTGGTCTGTAAGACAAGTTGTTCAAGCGCTTGCGGCCCTGCGTGGCAAGAGCGAAGGTGCCATATTTCGGAAGAATCCGACCGCGGCGGAGGCGGAACCCTTGAAATCGCTATTCTTTGTCGTCTCGGTTTGTTCGCTTGGAAGGAGGAGAATACATCTTGGAAGGCGTTGAACACGGAGATCAGTGATTGCGGAAGCTTGAAGTAAGAGCGGGAAACTGGCTTGTATTCGACTACGTCGAGGTCATAGTGGTCTGTGAGTCGGCAAAGGATATCGTTGTCCTCATATGTGCCCATTCGGAGTGTGTTGTCGACTCCGCAGTGCCATAACCCTTTCCTTGCAAGTCTTCTCGCGCTGACAATGTTCGTGTGGAATCTCGGTACATATGCAAcgtcaagaaggacaagcGCGCGCGTGTTTCTTCCGTCTTCGCCATCCAGTATGTTTTCCATCCTTCGGGTGCCTCGTGCCTCGTGCCTCGACCTTCAAAGAGCCTTCGCCGATCATGACGTAGTCGGTTTCCCCAGCCTCGCGGATTTCGGTCAGCAGACTCCTGTCATTGACAATATGGGTAGTTGCTCCACCGTCATAGATCGTCGAATTGTAAAGAGGATGCTTCTCTCGCAAAGCTGCGAAGACTGCGTCGGTGGTTCCACTGGGGAGGCCATTGGCATCGATGGTCAAGCCAGCAAAGTCGCCGTGTTTGCGTGGGTTTGTGTTGGTGCTTCCGGTTTCCTCCAGTTGGTCCGTCCTCGTGGTGGGCGCTGAGCCTTTGACTGTGTCCATAAGGCTCTTCCATCTGGCTTGCTTCAGAGCTTCCTTGCAGGCCTTGACGCGGCTGGACCTAACATGTCTTCCATCCTTGGACTCGCCATTAATCGCAAGCTGAACAGCAGCGCAATCAATGGGCTTCCATCGGTGTTTGGACGACGGCAGTCCGCACGGACAGTGGCTTTGGACTGCATCAGAGACGGCAAACGCGCTGTCGGCCAACTTGCTTGTCATTCTGGTGCTTCGGACCTGTTCGTGGAACAGTTCGCCCAACGCGCGCAGTATGACATCCATCTTGAGGCCGAACTTCTTGTTGTTCATGATCTGAACCTTCTGCTGGCTTGCCCAAGTGGCATCAAAGGCAGAGACAGCAGTGAGGAAATCATTGAGGGCAGACTGTCCTTCAAGCTCAGCGATCTTATGTCTCTCGCCTTCTAACTTGGCCTTATTCCAAGCCACGAGCCAGTCCTCCGGCTTGACCCTCTTGGTCTGGGCCAGGACCTGACGGTATCTTAAGCGTGCTTCCTCCTTTTGTTCGTCCTCAGAGGGTGCAAGGCTTGATTTCAGGTCACGGACAATAGTGCGAAGATCAGACTTAGAAGTCGTGTTGCCAAGATAGGTCTTGTCGACGGTTGATCGGACCCAAACAGCGAGTTCAGCATAGGCACGTTGCCGATTGGCGAAGGTCGCAAGTTTGACCTTGTATTCTGACTGGAGACGAGTGAGTCGGATCCACTGACCATCTGTCAGGTCTGTGGCCGGCTCTGGTCTCGGTCCGGCGGCCGCAGCGTTCTGCTGGTTTGCGTGTGTCCAAGCCTCATAAGCGGCCTTGTTGAGTAGCTCAAGCATTTCTTCGGAGGAAATGGGCTCCTTTGGCTCTTCTAGGATCGGAGCATCCTTATCGATATCGACAAAGTCGAAGATCTTGGAAGTCTCAGCCCTTGAGACGAAATCGTCGTACCAAGCAGTCCATTCGGACGGTCTGGAGAGTGTAACATCGGACTTGGCTGTCATCCTTGGAAAGGCTTGGTGCTGGGCAGCAAGAAAGATTCGACAGGCAGGCTGAGGTTTGTGGCAGGACTCGGATCCGTTATGTGATGTGTGGTAATAGGCGTCGTGCAAGTGATCTTGCGCAACGGTCGGAATCAGCTATGATGAGCGCCTAAGCTGCTACCGGGCTCATAACTGTCAGACAATTGGCTCCACAGGGATCATTGATGGCACCAGTCAATTGATGAGAATTATCTAAGGAGCAAGAACTCAATGGCAAGACGCGTTGAGTCGTGCAGCTCTTTATACACAAATGAAAGTGTTGCCTGTTTAGGCAGTAGCAGCTGCCCTGCAGGCAGCTGCACTAGTGGGGCCAGGGCTTGATATGCGACAAAATCTCTTCGCATCTTATCTATAGACCTTTTTAACCGCTCCACAGCCCTATAGATCGCAAGGGCTTCATAAGCCACTATGGGAGCTCCGTTTCGATTACGAGATACACCTTTCGAATGACTTCTTAACCTAAGGAAGACGGCAGCAGCGAGTCAGAATCCCTATACCAGGGCTAGAAACCGACCTACTaccttcctcctctccgcctTAATCAGCACGGGAGCAATCATCACCCATAAAGGCCGAGTTTTAATCTGCCCTGAAGCTAGTATGAGAAGTGATTGGGACGGATCGGAAGCTTACCCTCGAGCTCGCTCGGTCATACGAGCGAGTACGCCAATGGCGAGAGAAATGGGGTTACTCGCCACTCAGTTCAGATGCGCTTGAATCGCCTCCTCCCTACTCACCGCCCCGAGAGCCGTCCACCCAAGTAGTATCCCCTTAAAAGATTagatcttctcctctttggaTTTCCTTGTCCCCTGCCCCCGACCTGATCCCGAACCCACCGATCCTAGGCGACCCAGCGCCGTTAGCCGAAGCTTTATTTGACTTGATAAACACCTTTGCGAAATAGAGTGGCTTTGGTATTGTCTGACGGAACGCCTACTTATATAACGGTCGGAGGATAAGATATTCTTTCTAATGTGATAGATGCGGAGAACCATGGCCTAGTAGAGGTGCAGGTCTTCGGTAACGGAAGTCCCGGAAGTGCGGATGCAAGTGGATGGTGATAGCCGAGGCTCTAGAAGAGGGCGAGTGGCTCCTACGACAACACCTAAACCCAGAACACAGTCAATATAACCATGGGCGTAGTATTAGACCGTCTGCGTACCCTTCCCATAGACGGCTGATTATACCCATTAGGGCAACCATTGAGTCGATAAGCCGTCGGGTTAGTATCCGGGCCCGTGACGTACGGGCTATGGTCTAAGAGCAATACCCCGAATTAACCTTTACGCAGAGGGACATCTATAACGCCCGGGCTCTTATTAATCGAGATAAGTTAAATGGCTACACTCCCACTGCAGCACTGATCAAGCTATTTAATGAGATGGACGTTCCTTATGTCGTTAAGTGGGCGGATGATGAGCTAAGCCGcctcgttggccttgtctaGACCTTTTCCTACTGTCTCTAGATGTGGAAGCGGTTTCCCGAGGTCATTAGCTTTGATAACACATATAATACTAACCGCTTTAAGCTTCCGTTATTCCAGGCAATAGGACAGACTTGCCTTGGTTCTGTCTTTAATGCGGCTTTCGGTCTGATTGATAATGAGAGACGGGAGGGGTTCTAATTCCTCTCTGAGAGTATTCGATAACTGGCAGAGTAGTACTCTATTTGCCAACCGGACGTTATTGTTACTGACTTTGACGATCAGATGAAGGCCGCCCTGAATGATTAGTTCCCTGATGTATAGCAGCAGCTCTGTATCCACCATATTAATTCGAACGTCCTGCTTAAATCAAAGCAAAAGTGGGTTAAGGGCCGTAGTAGTAGTAGTCCCGATAGTAGCGACGAGGATAAGTCTACTCTATAGGTATGGGCTGAGCTTAGCCCGAAAGACCGATAGTTAGTCTACGCGCCGATATCTGAGGATATCCCTTATAGCTATCGAGGGGTTCTTATGATGTGGAAGCTCGTCTTGTTTGCCGAGACTGAGGACGCTCATGAGAAGGCGTGGAGAAACCTCTGTAGGGAATTTGATGACCAGCGGGCTATCCTGTGGTATCTCCATGGAACCTATATGCCTGTAAGGGCCTAGTAGGCACGCTGTTTCATCCGCAAGTATCGCAACTTTGGCATCCGCGTCACCTCTGGCACAGAAGCAAGCAACAATAACATTAAGAGCTACCTTCTAAACGGTATGAGCCACCTGTATTTACTTGTCGAAGCTATGTAGGATATGATGAAGGACTAAGAGCGGGACTTTAATAATGCCTGCGCAGCGGACGAGGTACTCATCGCTCGCGAGTATATAGGGTCTAGCTCGGAGTATCTAGGCGAACTCCGGACAGCAATATCATCGAAGGGCCTTGGGCTGATCAATAAGTAATATCGCTTAGCTCGCAAAGCGATGCCGACTGGTAAGAATCCGTTCCCGGAGCCTCTCGGGGGCTGCAACGACGATTGTTTGGTCTCTGTCGAGCTCGGTATACCTTGTTGCTATAAGGTCTACTCGAGGTTAGGGTCTGCCACACCCTTCACTAAGTGGGAGGTCCATCCACGGTGGCGACTACGAGAGCTATCCTCTCGAGATCTATACCGACGGATTCTCGACCCCAAGATTGCCACTGCTCTCCGTGGTAGGCCTAAAAATACCACACAGGCTGTTCCAGCAAGGCTAGCCATCGGAGCAAGCAATCGGCAGAGTAGTcaaccagccagccaggGCCCATCAAGGCGTAGGCGAGGTCGACCACCGGGTAGTCTAAATAGGTCGACTCTGGCCAGAGTGGAACTCGATGCGAGCTAATATGCTAGTAGCCAGGCCAGTAGCTTAAATCAGCGCCAGATACGCAGCCAGTCGGGTATCCTTGGAGCGGGGAGAACTACAGGAAGACGTGCCAGCGGACGGAAGACGCAACCTAGCATTCGGAGACGAAGGAGTCAATGGGAGCTGCTTAAtagcgacgaggagattcTTCCTTCTATAGTAGTAAGAGGAGATATAGATAGCTGCTCTTAATAGAATTGGCCTTATTCTATAGGTATCGAAAATAATACTTTGTTTTGACGGCCGAATGCGAACTGTTCAAATAGGCCGGCTTGGTCCGGTTGCTTCTGCAGAGATCTGGACTTGTTAAGAGAGCCGGCTTCACCGCCTTTTCTCAAAGGTATTTATGGGTCTACGAAATTTAGCCCAATCAGGTGTTACAAAAAGTCATGCCCCCCTAAGGGTCATGCCCGCGTATCAATTCGTCATGCCCCCCTATCAATTGCCTTTGTTAAATACCGTGGACTACAAAGTCTGTGGCATGGATGTTGGTCAACCACGCTGCCTATCCAGCAAGTCGCAATGCCACCAGCGTGAAGGTCTTTAAGCTGCCAAGATTCATTGctctctcaccaccaagactcGACCACGCCGGATTAGATCTACTTGCTCTCCCACACAGCTACGTCGAACTCATCAATCCACTCTACAAACTCACCGCCAGCTTTGACCCATCCAGTGATACCTTCGAGCAATATCAAGCTCTCCATATCGCTGTTGCCTCGGTTGTCGATATGGTCCTTAATCCATCCAGCTGCTCGAGAACCTGTTGGAATAATTGGGAGCTTCCCCCTCACTTCAGGGTCACATCACAAAGTCCTAGATTGAAAGTTGAAAGTCCTAGATGGAATCGCATGGGATATAAACCCCTAGGGAGCTCTCATCATGACAATAACAATAATAACCTTGATTTTATCAATTACACCCAGCATCACTGCGCAATTCAACAACAGAACCTCGGCCCCGAGAGGATGCTAGAAGGAGTCAGTATGCATGTCCTTTCATTGTATGCGGCTAGTTTTGGAGGCAGTAATTCAAGACCTACAGCAGTACCAGATGATCTTTTGGACTCTGGCCGATTCAAACAGGCTATACAGCGTCGGTATGGTCGGGTAGAGGCTCTGTGCCGGCAGATTGATGGACCCGCGAATGGTACCGCCCTAGACGGGAGGAAAGGTTAGTCGCTGCTCTGCTAACGACTGTCCTGGGTGTTATTGGAAAAGCAAGGAGTGATACCTCATGATCTATTCTGCGGAGGTCAACGAGAACGTAGTTCCTTCCAGCTATATTATTGCTGTCCCTGGTCATCTCCAGCACGTCATGGCGCGTCATGGCCGCGGGGGTTTTATTACGCGGAGGAGGATAGGCAGCATGCCAGGGTGTGGCAGCATCAGTGGAGGCCATCTTCTTAGACAGCAGATGCAGTTGATGTTGAGTGCGGGTTAGAATGCGAGCTTTCGATAAGGACGAGCACCTAATCTGAGGAGAGATTTCGGGATGCCCATCACATCTTGGATGGGAAAGGGAGGGCACTTCTAATTTTTAACTCTCCAAGGGAATAGATACTCTCATTCAGACATTTTTGGGACTATGTTATACCCAGAGCATGATTAGCGATAACCTTGGAAAGCGCGCCCCGAGGCGCGTTTGAGGTTCACATTTGATTCACCGCTGCCAGGGGAAACGAAAAAGGGATAGCATCTGCCGGGACCCTGTCATTCCCGAGGTTTTATTGGTCAGTCTGCCCAAAGGGTCTGTCATGTCCCAGAAGTTACTGGGCTTCTTATCAAGCAAATTCTTCCCGCGAGCCGTCAGACCCTGATCGTGATTGGCTCGGCGAGGATTCATAACCAGCCACCTCCAATTTGTCTCGTAATTCGAGATCTCGGTAAGTTTCCTGAGCACCATAAAGACCGCGATGATTTGCGTATAAAGATTGCGGACAGGCACAGCGATCATCTGCATTCCTGGACTCCTCTACTCTGCCGAGTCACCCAGAACCGCCACGAATCACGAATCACACACCGCATTGCCTTAAAGCTACCACGCAAGACGACCGCCTTCAACATGAcactggagaagaaggaagggtTAGACAGCCACGAGCTGAAGCCTGCTTCACCTCGCGCAGGCCCGTCTGACCAAGACTCTGAGGCCGCGGCCGGGAACAGGAGCCCCGATGAGCAGCCGAAGCAACAGCTGTCTGCCTTCAGAGGCCTCGGTCTTCTGGATCGCTTCCTAGCCCTGTGGATTTTCCT encodes:
- a CDS encoding Rhodanese domain-containing protein, which produces MASTDAATPWHAAYPPPRNKTPAAMTRHDVLEMTRDSNNIAGRNYVLVDLRRIDHEGGTIRGSINLPAQSLYPTIPTLYSLFESARVQKIIWYCSSSRGRAGWIKDHIDNRGNSDMESLILLEGITGWVKAGGEFVEWIDEFDVAVWESK